A genome region from Tolypothrix sp. PCC 7712 includes the following:
- a CDS encoding serine/threonine-protein kinase — translation MNIISPQMKYFHESILQQTRLSQMCGTQELFRDRYEIVRILGRGGFGITYLAKNAILPGQPWCVIKQLSPKVTNTSIWEKAYQRFEKEAQTLAKLGSHPQIPMLLDYFEVNGTFYLVQEYIHGYNLAFDVKRNGPKNEAEVKQFLKEILPVLEYLHENQIMHRDIKPQNLLRCKYDQRFVLIDFGAVKEELADVCGNSRDDDATGTFVGTIGFAPPEQFSLHSVYASDIYALGMTCLYLLTGKGPLEFAYDHNNDEVCWQQEVNVSSNFAKILGKMLKISLKERFQTVEELKRALEWEEYAPALTGCLAIQTPRVINKTKAKESTSQMYLPSIQRTAIAIREWKEKRKEKEAYNNLKQCLHKVK, via the coding sequence ATGAATATAATTTCCCCGCAAATGAAGTATTTCCACGAGTCTATATTGCAGCAAACTCGACTGAGTCAGATGTGCGGAACTCAAGAGCTATTTCGCGATCGCTATGAAATTGTCAGAATTTTAGGTAGAGGTGGTTTTGGGATCACCTATTTAGCAAAAAATGCAATATTACCAGGTCAACCTTGGTGTGTAATTAAGCAACTTTCTCCTAAGGTAACTAATACCAGTATTTGGGAAAAAGCTTATCAGAGATTTGAAAAAGAAGCACAAACTTTAGCAAAATTGGGTAGTCATCCTCAAATACCTATGCTGTTAGACTACTTTGAGGTTAATGGCACCTTTTATTTAGTTCAAGAGTATATACATGGTTATAATTTAGCCTTCGATGTGAAACGCAACGGGCCAAAAAACGAAGCTGAAGTTAAGCAGTTTTTAAAGGAAATATTACCAGTATTAGAGTATCTGCACGAAAATCAAATCATGCATCGTGATATCAAGCCTCAGAACTTATTACGTTGCAAATATGACCAAAGGTTTGTGCTGATTGATTTTGGTGCAGTCAAAGAAGAATTAGCTGATGTTTGTGGAAATTCTCGCGATGATGATGCTACTGGTACTTTTGTGGGGACGATAGGATTTGCACCACCAGAACAGTTTTCTCTACATTCTGTTTATGCTAGTGACATTTATGCGCTAGGTATGACTTGTCTTTATTTACTAACTGGTAAAGGGCCTCTAGAATTTGCCTACGATCACAATAATGATGAAGTTTGCTGGCAACAAGAAGTTAATGTTAGCAGCAATTTTGCCAAAATTTTAGGTAAAATGCTCAAGATTTCTTTAAAAGAGCGTTTTCAAACAGTTGAAGAATTGAAAAGAGCTTTAGAGTGGGAAGAGTATGCACCCGCATTAACTGGATGTTTAGCTATCCAAACCCCTAGAGTTATTAATAAAACCAAAGCAAAAGAGTCTACTTCACAGATGTACTTACCTTCTATTCAAAGAACTGCGATCGCGATTCGAGAATGGAAAGAAAAACGTAAGGAAAAAGAAGCATACAATAATTTGAAACAATGCTTACATAAAGTTAAGTAA